AACAAACGATTTACATTTCTGCTTGCACCTCCTGTGACACTGATAGCATACTCAAACACTTTTATGGAGATACACTGGAGCAGCTGATTTATGCAGTATTTATAAATTTGCATGTTAGTATGAAACTTTCGTTGTTCAGTTCTGAGATGAATCAGTGCATAAAGAAATATACTTGGAATGAAATCTTTCAAGACGTTTAGTCTGGTTAGCAATAGTGGGTGCCCACACAACATCACAATGTTGCTAAATAAAAAATttcgcagatttgcaaacactcccaaaatgtattagactatatggaggtctaaggATAAATTTTGCTGGTAACTCCCAAACTGCGgaatcagcaaaaaaattttCCCTCGAAATATTTATGCTATACAGTACCTTATGCACAAATCAATGTGATGTGGAGATGCAAAGGCTAATATTTATCCTGAGAATATCAACAACTTTAATCCCTACCTAGGGCAAGTAATTTTCGTGGATTGCTAAAATCAGTACTTTTTGTGGAACAAAATTTTGTGGTTTAGACATTGACTTCCATACAACTTGTACAGGAACCACAAGAATAAATTTTGTGCATAAGATGCCCACGGACTCCACGAAAATTTGTAtcccatgaaaatttcttgccctaCAGTATTTGCTGTTTGTGTAATGTACCACTAATAAGTGGTACTGTGTGTTAACGGTGACTAGTCTGTAATTGATAAGGCTCTGAATGTGTTTGAATGAAAAAGGGAataatttttgaatgtttctaatttcgaacaagtacacaaaaattttggaatttcaactagagtagggatcatagcacatcgataaaaattactgaaacagcgcacgatattaaatcacagttaaaacaataagaagtgttatatccctactgtgcatttccattatggtatcttgagcacagtagggatatgacacttcttattgttttactgtgatttaatatcatgcaataCTCCGACTTGTGTCAGTACTttctatcgatgtgctatggttcctactctagttgaaaattccaaattttgtgtccttgtttgttaactttttttgtaaatatttatgactggtgaacccacgcataccgcatctgaaatggcgccacgtgtcccagctatatcaattatcgtctgaaaagtgaggtatccattgtgcttcattgtcagcgatgttcaacccgttacacagcattacgaatcaagaactgttcgaaaagcacctctgtaatccacgcataccgaaagaaatggtgctgtgcgccTTAGTTATATCatttatcatctgaaaagtgaggtatccattaaacttcgttgtcggctatgttcaacccgttacacagcagtatgaatcaagaactgttcgaaaagcacctctgcaatcaaaatagctgcTACGAAAAGTACGGACgattccgttacgaagggaagccatcatgtgctaccgccaaaccgacacttcactgtcagcaaagatgaatgggacacaaaggaggacactggtaagtccatgaagaatgcattgtacgtactgcagtatgccaaaaggcacctctcgggctgaagcgatatcgaacagtgaaaaaatcaagcccatagccttagccgttatcgagttgcgcttgtctgaaggcatcagtcaggtagtcagtcagtcaggcagtcagtaaaaaaattccattaaataaacatttttaaaaattccgtagcaacttgctgaaagtgtttcgggttgatctaacagcttgtttgggttttacctaaccaatactgcctcatcgtcatcggtggaaattgaggctggtttttgggtgatgttatttcgtgctcctttgtgatccctactgtactgtcgtactgtatgatattacaaCCCACTGAGAATACAACTCTAACGTAATGAGAGTTCTGCTTACTTGTTGAAATACTAGTGAAGTACAGCATCTTGCTGAAATACGAAATTGAGCCATTCAACTTGAGCTGTGCTTGTGTAATGCTAACATTACTAAACAATTGAAGTTGTAGAGAAAAGAAGGcccttactctaatagaacacacaggacAAACGCACAAACAAACATGGGGCATGTCCCTACTTATGCTAAAATGAAAAGTAGCCTTGAGGGCTTGTAGAGAGAATTTGCACTACAGACAAACTATAAAGCAgctgagaagatacttctgtgtataATACGTGATTTGTTTGAATAGCACTTGCTTGGCAATGCATAGTAACGTAATTCTATGCATAATTGCATTATTGCAAAACAGAAGCCTATAattattaccaagagttaataatatagagaggagagtgtctaacgccgtatagtcctgtaacagatgattgcgcagaagttaaacggcttcttttccgcgtaacgacagactggctagtatattttcgcatttaaccacaaaggctatcccagacacaagggcgtgcgttcaattcgatgttcaagttcaccacgaagagcatcactctgttgcgtaaagaagtgtggctgttaacctcgaagataactctgggggagagcgtctgagaaaccaataaacactgaaccaaaggcggagtatcgcttcgaattttcactgcgtcgccatgttaccctacctttgagcattcttcaattgaaggagcactgttccctgtacatacagctcagtctttagttcagttttcgaatattctcgaggattcatcacggtgcggctaaactaattgctgTAAgtaaacgaacaaatactagaagcctgtacgttacacggaaaggaagccgtttaacttctgcgcaatcatctattacaggcctatacagcgttagacactctcctctcttattattaactcttgttattaCATTGTCCAGCTATTATATATGTAAATACTGTACTagtatataattttaaaatgaagtagggatccaagtgataaaaagtagtgaaacaagtaagatgaatgatggtattacagcatagctcggtgggaaaatcccttcTTTGGCATGTATTAtggcatagctcagtggaatcCCATTGGATGTTATAacaatgtgccaaagtagggattttcccaccaagacatgctgtaataccatcattcttctctcatttcaatactttttattgcttggatccctacttcattttttctggtatactacagtagtttgtttggtttttgttatagcatacagctatacacgtgtAACTGGTTGTGGAGCCTGTTACAGTGCAAGGACTGGATCCTTAATTCCACATGGCTCTTTACTACTATTCTTATTAATGCAACCTCAGTACATATGCACAGTTATTCCACAACTCTGTTACACACATATGTGGCCTATTAGggtattggagtatcttgagtcagcctatcagggtgtgtgtcactatttcatattttcactgtgctatcaTTATGAATACCAtaatagcctaaatatttcgaggggaaaaTTTTTTCAAGGTTGAGTTAAAATGCGGATTTGCGAACACTCCCAAAatctatatggaggtctaaatatgtCAAGGATAAAAGTTTTGCTAGTAACCCCCAAAACcatgaaatcagtgaaaatttctccccctcgaaatatttaggctatacggtacagctagaccaataatatgGAGGCGTGTCATTGTGATTGAGTAAATAGATAGTTGTGTAATGTACAGTCTACAGGTGGGCTGTTTAGTGGAGTAAAGTTGACGGGGAGTGTCAATGGAGGACCACCACCAGTGGCTACTACTAAACCAAACACAGAGGATGATTACTTACATCAGTTAGAGTGTCTTAATAACTCTGTGTCAGATTGGATAGCTCAACATGTACGCCATAACCCGCTGGTTGACCTCACTCCAATATTCCGGGACTATGAAATGTACCTTGCTGCTCTCGATAAGAATAGGAACAATACCACTGCCGCCATCACTACCACTACCTTGACAATGAAACAGGTTTCACCAGCTATGACAGAATCCTTTGTCACTGCTAACACTATGACTGGTCTGGTTGCTACCAGCAATGTGGTTGCTACTAGCAACACGGAAACTGTCCAATCAGATAGTTGCAATATCAATGTTACCACCACTACTGTTGCTACGACTACTTCAGGTATGGTTACCATCAACATACTTAGAGTCCATCTTAAGTAACTCTTAATCCTAGTTACTATTATATAGTAGTGTATggaatgtgtgtgtttgtgtgtgtggtgtgtagtgcACATGTATGTGCCATTTGAAGTAACCTATACTAAGAGCAACATCTGGATCCCAggttgtgtggctcctcaggcacttgTACAAGTTGTCTGTTGACAAGTCACCATCTGGTTTGACTGCCTTCAACAAGGTTGTTCTGACCCCCTACTTCACAGGCTTTAACAGTTCCCTAGTGAGTAATATAGTAAATGATGTGTAAACCTGCTATTGTTATTATGAGGCCAGATGTAGGGCATACAAAACTATTGTTAGTCTGTTGTTGGAGTAGGCTTGTGTGGTTTGGTCTCCACATGCTGTGAGGGATGTGAACTTACTGGAAGCTCTTAGTAATTTAATGTAGTATTAATGTAACATGTAATTTATAGTAATTTGTATTTGGACAGTTCCTCATGCAGGCTTGTGCGGTGTCTTTTGTGCTGTTCCTTCCcttgtggtaaattgataataaaataaataataaatgttGTGGTTGTTAGGTGAGAGGTCTTCACAAGGGGCTAGTGATGAGGATGATGTTCCAATTGTTGCCCCTCCTAAACCGCCAGCAGATCAGCCAATCAAAGATGAGGATTCCTTGTTAGCATTAAGATGTAAATTATTCTACAAGAAAGATGACTCTTATGTTGAGCTAGGTGAGGTGTATAGTATGCAATCCTAATGGTACTAGGGGGTTAGGTGAGCTACTTATATGAATAATCGGTTCAACAATTgggccgatattggctactagctaATTAATCGATTTTTGATTACATCATAGCTGATATTAATCATTCCTATAACAGTGTGGGGAGGGGCTAGATGTAAGctatttgtgaccatctcagtgaaaacctgtctagtttgcacaacttccgaatttctttttattttctcagcattatctgcattgtttaaagaatggttcaccaaagtttcagttgattatggtgagtagttttggaattacagcgctAGAAAGAGGAAGAGCAAggagatcaatttgtacagtgattatactaaaaataaactacaggtgcttacattcacagtcataacttccatttggattagtctacaaagttgggatttggcttacagtGTTCACCATGGAGACCAAGGGTTAGTTTTTTCCCTGCAGTTTTTTGCACATAGAAGTATGAAGGCGCTTTTATTGAAGAAACGGCAATGATTTTGCTTACGtctaccgcattgtaaacaaatgcacatgacaCACAGACATTGGGTAAACAAAGATTTTAGAACACCCcgtgagtaggcgaataagatggtgtatctgtaggtttaattgatttgagtattccttctctgagtaatggcctGATTAAAACTTGTGTAAAATTTGTAATACGCATAAATTcaccaatttttaaaaatttcgttTTTGTTAAAacacatgcttgtgcgaactagacaggttttcactgagacgGTCGCATTTGGTATGTCTTAATAGTTTGGCAATGACTACAGGTCATGCCCATATTTGGTATGTCTAAATAGTTTAGCAGTGACTACAAGTTTTGCCCATATTTGGTATGTCTTAATAGTTTAGCGGTGACTTCAAGTCATGCCCAAAGCAAACTACTtatttaactaccatatactcaattctgagtcctgtacattacaaataaataaataaactattaAGTTTTAGGCCATGCCCTAAGTAAGCTGAGCTTTTGGGTTTCAATGTAGTATcacttgtgtgtatatatacagtagtaaAAGTACATTCTAAGTCTtagcttgtggtatacatcagAATTAACTGTGTATCAATGATCATGTCAGTTACAATGAGTGTTATTGGATCTGTT
The Dysidea avara chromosome 7, odDysAvar1.4, whole genome shotgun sequence genome window above contains:
- the LOC136260390 gene encoding nuclear pore complex protein Nup50-like; amino-acid sequence: MAKRTATSQLTADNWQEEDNDEAEEAGSFARASEAEMRARLIKKAKRTTGNMSTGGLFSGVKLTGSVNGGPPPVATTKPNTEDDYLHQLECLNNSVSDWIAQHVRHNPLVDLTPIFRDYEMYLAALDKNRNNTTAAITTTTLTMKQVSPAMTESFVTANTMTGLVATSNVVATSNTETVQSDSCNINVTTTTVATTTSGERSSQGASDEDDVPIVAPPKPPADQPIKDEDSLLALRCKLFYKKDDSYVELGLGVLRVKEDQNKGVLLMRNDTHLGNILLNISLSPQLPVSRAGKNNVLLMCPPNPPLKIKPTNQNEQEQSSEGGVVTYLIRVKTTTLADQLYNLVKQLQTKLT